The Hyperolius riggenbachi isolate aHypRig1 chromosome 3, aHypRig1.pri, whole genome shotgun sequence genome window below encodes:
- the MINAR1 gene encoding major intrinsically disordered Notch2-binding receptor 1, translating to MGEAQDPSFLLVKILEDLDSKQNSVSYQDLCKSLCSRYDLPELAKLRSLLYYTACQDPSFPASLFRDKMRNAADNQQSKKLIAAADIVTIFNLIQMNDGAAKEKIPIQQQSQQKEAIESDNEVFTGNDIAPHKETQKRDASRSYSITRSSSCHKEECEGRRTFLPEPNFLLGVKQEGTGRAGSLDRLPALDSYAMVTPQSCEMQSTYFPSQPLSEPESLPPTPSEEPFRLSASSGQRRNFFKDDFQNMVRMSPNVTMKKNEGKISPKTVFFNHSFEMPYSSHYINTAYSSSEDFRRSKHESLDDLQASTYFGPTTGSGLQEQKRFSNKPKPLIGKPVKSWSLNTEEVPDFERSFFNRKEENLHYPNTGLVQTANFVSVPERHHSYLPDLALKTNGKKFCEPQDVEKQEALRRFKEKGGKPSSCQYSIEKTESVGTQTEQADTKKGKETNVSSVAASCSRYMEGRARNQSEADSEIISDDISDIFRFLDDMSLCGSSGIPQSSCYNSSGSLAHVSRADNESSPEHVGNRSNNKPTKGPRSETLEEEELKSSVRKLVRRIGEIEKKLESLSGVREEVSQVLAKLNKLDERIQPPEKGKLEVEGQPHSDAHSSTRASPSPFPDQTSSHNGNAENKPDCCCSEGNSGTSESLRVKAMKKTLFTQRSVRSLNEDISTSETKVGNLQHDCRPWGFTKQASITEEEKKDKGGSNRDWHRKSKEVDRQHEIPHLHRMPKPGRDSYMVEQVFSPHPYPASLKSHMKSNPIYTDMRLTEMAEVKRNQPSWTIEEYTHNSGEKGRLTALDLQAQESLNPNNLEFWMEDIYTPGYDSLLKRKEAEFRRAKVCKMAALITAAACTVILVIVVPICTMKS from the exons TGAGAAATGCTGCGGACAACCAACAATCTAAAAAACTAATTGCGGCAGCTGATATAGTAACTATATTTAACCTAATCCAAATGAACGATGGAGCTGCCAAAGAGAAAATTCCTATTCAACAGCAGTCTCAACAGAAAGAAGCAATTGAGTCTGACAATGAAGTTTTCACTGGAAATGATATAGCTCCTCACAAAGAAACTCAGAAAAGAGATGCCAGTCGGAGTTACTCTATCACAAGGTCCTCCAGCTGCCACAAGGAAGAATGCGAAGGACGTCGCACTTTTCTGCCAGAGCCAAATTTTCTCCTTGGAGTTAAGCAGGAAGGCACTGGGCGAGCTGGATCCCTTGATAGGTTACCAGCTTTAGACTCTTACGCCATGGTAACGCCTCAATCTTGTGAAATGCAAAGCACTTATTTCCCTAGCCAACCTCTATCTGAGCCAGAATCACTGCCACCTACACCTAGTGAGGAGCCTTTTAGACTATCAGCTTCAAGTGGACAAAGGAGAAATTTTTTCAAAGATGACTTCCAAAACATGGTTAGAATGTCGCCCAATGTAACAATGAAAAAGAATGAAGGAAAGATTAGCCCCAAGACGGTTTTCTTCAACCACAGCTTTGAGATGCCTTACAGCTCTCACTATATTAATACAGCTTACTCTTCTTCTGAAGATTTTCGCAGATCAAAACATGAAAGCTTAGATGATCTCCAGGCGTCCACGTACTTCGGTCCAACAACTGGATCAGGATTGCAAGAACAAAAAAGATTTTCAAATAAGCCTAAACCACTTATAGGGAAGCCAGTTAAAAGCTGGAGTCTAAATACTGAAGAGGTGCCAGATTTTGAACGTTCATTTTTTAATCGAAAAGAAGAAAATCTGCACTATCCAAACACTGGCTTGGTGCAAACAGCAAACTTTGTTTCAGTACCAGAGCGACATCATTCCTATCTACCAGATCTAGCACTAAAGACAAATGGTAAAAAGTTTTGTGAGCCTCAAGATGTGGAAAAGCAGGAAGCCCTAAGGAGATTCAAAGAGAAGGGTGGTAAACCATCTTCATGTCAGTACAGCATTGAGAAGACAGAAAGTGTAGGTACCCAGACAGaacaggcagacacaaaaaagGGAAAAGAAACAAATGTATCCTCTGTAGCCGCCAGCTGTAGCCGCTATATGGAAGGTAGAGCCCGTAACCAGTCTGAGGCAGACTCTGAAATTATCAGTGATGATATCAGTGATATTTTCAGATTCCTAGATGATATGAGTCTTTGCGGATCTTCTGGTATCCCTCAATCTTCTTGTTATAATAGCAGTGGTTCCTTAGCTCATGTTTCACGAGCAGACAATGAAAGTTCTCCAGAACATGTAGGCAACAGATCAAACAATAAACCAACCAAAGGCCCACGATCTGAGacgttggaggaggaagaactaaAAAGCAGTGTTAGAAAACTGGTTAGAAGAATAGGGGAAATTGAAAAGAaattggagtccctatctggcgtGCGTGAGGAAGTATCTCAAGTGTTGGCCAAACTGAATAAGCTGGATGAAAGGATACAGCCGCCTGAAAAGGGTAAATTAGAGGTTGAAGGTCAACCTCACAGTGATGCCCATTCCAGCACAAGGGCATCTCCAAGTCCATTTCCAGATCAAACCTCATCCCACAATGGAAATGCTGAGAATAAACCGGACTGCTGTTGTTCGGAAGGCAATAGTGGCACCTCAGAAAGCCTTCGAGTTAAAGCCATGAAAAAAACTCTTTTCACACAAAGGTCTGTCCGTTCACTAAATGAAGACATTTCTACAAGTGAAACCAAGGTTGGAAACTTGCAGCATGACTGTAGACCTTGGGGATTTACTAAACAAGCTAGTATAACAGAGGAAGAGAAGAAAGATAAGGGAGGATCAAACAGAGACTGGCACCGCAAATCAAAAgag GTGGATCGCCAGCATGAAATACCTCATTTGCACAGAATGCCCAAGCCAGGCAGGGATTCCTATATGGTAGAACAGGTGTTCAGTCCTCACCCATACCCTGCATCCCTTAAGTCTCATATGAAGAGTAATCCCATCTATACCGACATGCGCCTGACGGAGATGGCGGAGGTAAAACGAAACCAACCATCATGGACGATAGAAGAATACACTCACAACTCGGGAGAGAAAGGACGGCTGACTGCACTGGATCTTCAG GCTCAAGAGTCTCTGAATCCAAACAATCTGGAGTTTTGGATGGAAGACATCTACACTCCCGGCTACGATTCTTTgctaaaaaggaaagaggctgagTTCCGGCGGGCCAAGGTCTGTAAAATGGCGGCACTGATCACAGCAGCTGCCTGCACAGTCATTTTAGTGATTGTTGTTCCCATCTGCACCATGAAGTCCTAA